One stretch of Acidobacteriota bacterium DNA includes these proteins:
- a CDS encoding citryl-CoA lyase translates to MDSTSRDHRAIAHHGGHDAGPWRTALTHVERNKILVRGYPVDETMGRLSFGEAIYLLLVGELPSVSIGRLMEALLVATIDHGTTPPSTQAARNAATSGAPLHASVAAGILSFGRYHGGDINAGMRFLEQGVSLMRQGASCEEAARRIIDEYAARGQRLPGFGHRLHTYDPRTARLFQMALELDLDGDHIRLIRTVERLVNAGRGPDDPRVPINVDGAIAAVCCEIGLPAAVGNAIFIISRVPGLAAQAAEEQQRERPMRQIDASAAVYDGPLERRLPERGVRS, encoded by the coding sequence ATGGATTCCACTTCCCGCGATCACCGCGCCATCGCCCACCACGGCGGCCACGACGCCGGCCCCTGGCGCACCGCGCTCACGCACGTCGAGCGCAACAAGATCCTCGTGCGCGGGTATCCCGTCGACGAGACCATGGGACGCCTCTCCTTTGGCGAGGCCATCTACCTGCTGCTCGTCGGCGAGTTGCCCTCGGTGTCGATTGGGCGCCTCATGGAGGCGCTGCTCGTCGCGACCATCGACCACGGCACGACGCCGCCGTCGACGCAGGCGGCGCGAAACGCGGCGACGAGCGGCGCGCCGCTGCACGCGAGCGTCGCGGCCGGTATCCTGAGCTTCGGGCGCTATCACGGCGGCGACATCAACGCGGGGATGCGCTTCCTCGAGCAGGGCGTGTCGTTGATGCGGCAGGGCGCCTCGTGCGAGGAGGCGGCGCGTCGGATCATCGACGAGTACGCCGCCCGCGGCCAGCGGCTGCCCGGCTTCGGCCACCGGCTGCACACGTACGACCCACGCACGGCGCGGCTCTTCCAGATGGCGCTCGAGCTCGACCTCGACGGCGACCACATTCGCCTGATCCGGACGGTCGAGCGGCTGGTCAACGCGGGCCGCGGGCCCGACGACCCGCGTGTGCCCATCAACGTCGATGGCGCGATTGCCGCGGTGTGTTGCGAGATCGGCCTGCCAGCCGCCGTGGGCAACGCGATTTTCATCATCTCGCGCGTCCCCGGCCTCGCCGCGCAGGCGGCCGAGGAACAGCAGCGCGAGCGCCCCATGCGCCAGATCGACGCCTCGGCCGCGGTGTACGACGGCCCGCTGGAGCGCCGCCTGCCCGAACGTGGGGTCAGGTCTTGA
- the upp gene encoding uracil phosphoribosyltransferase, with product MPVHLVDHPLAQDVLLKLRDATTQPDMFRVMAHRASLLVAAEAMRDLPTRHASVLTPLGEATGRAVDTEIVVVPVLRAGLGMLDAVLELAPRARVGHIGLQRDETTAIASQYYAKFPTRLDRCVVLMVDPMLATGGSAVAAIDLLRRQGAVDIRLLCIVAAPEGVALLEQQCPEVRVYTPVIDERLNDHKFIVPGLGDFGDRLFGTE from the coding sequence GTGCCCGTCCACCTCGTCGATCACCCGCTCGCCCAGGACGTCCTGCTGAAGCTGCGCGATGCGACCACGCAGCCCGACATGTTCCGCGTGATGGCCCACCGCGCCAGCCTGCTCGTCGCGGCCGAGGCGATGCGCGACCTGCCGACGCGCCACGCGTCGGTGCTGACGCCGCTTGGCGAGGCGACCGGCCGCGCCGTCGACACCGAGATCGTCGTCGTCCCCGTCCTGCGCGCCGGCCTCGGCATGCTCGACGCCGTGCTCGAGCTCGCGCCCCGCGCGCGCGTCGGCCACATCGGCCTGCAGCGGGACGAGACGACGGCCATCGCGTCGCAGTATTACGCGAAGTTCCCGACGCGGCTCGATCGATGCGTCGTGCTCATGGTCGATCCCATGCTCGCGACAGGCGGCAGCGCCGTCGCGGCCATCGACCTGCTGCGCCGGCAGGGCGCCGTCGACATCCGGCTGCTCTGCATCGTCGCGGCACCGGAAGGCGTGGCCCTCCTCGAGCAGCAGTGCCCCGAGGTCAGGGTCTACACGCCGGTCATCGACGAGCGCCTGAACGACCACAAGTTCATCGTGCCGGGGCTCGGCGACTTCGGCGATCGCCTGTTCGGCACCGAGTGA
- the hpt gene encoding hypoxanthine phosphoribosyltransferase: MPDDVSSVLITRDAIDRRIRELAAEIEAAHPGHDNIHLICVLKGGFMFLADLIRHMSPRVSIDFIATSSYGRGTSSSGEVRLLKDLDYGIEGRDVVIVEDIVDTGLTLNYLQEILRARGPRRLTTACLLSKPSRRKVGVEVDHVGFTIDDHFVVGYGLDFDERFRNLPDIALLNEGA; the protein is encoded by the coding sequence ATGCCTGACGACGTGTCATCGGTCCTCATCACCCGCGACGCCATCGACCGTCGCATCCGCGAGCTGGCGGCGGAAATCGAGGCCGCGCATCCCGGCCACGACAACATCCACCTCATTTGCGTGCTCAAGGGCGGCTTCATGTTCCTGGCCGACCTGATTCGGCACATGAGCCCACGCGTGTCGATCGACTTCATCGCCACGTCGAGCTACGGCCGCGGCACGTCTTCGTCCGGTGAGGTCCGCCTGCTCAAGGACCTCGACTACGGCATCGAGGGCCGCGACGTCGTCATCGTCGAGGACATCGTCGACACGGGGTTGACGCTCAACTACCTGCAGGAGATCCTGCGCGCCCGCGGGCCGCGGCGCCTGACGACGGCGTGCCTGCTCAGCAAGCCGTCGCGCCGCAAGGTGGGCGTGGAGGTCGACCACGTCGGCTTCACCATCGACGACCACTTCGTCGTCGGCTACGGGCTCGATTTCGACGAACGATTCCGCAACCTCCCGGACATCGCGCTGCTGAACGAGGGGGCGTGA